A stretch of Corvus hawaiiensis isolate bCorHaw1 chromosome 8, bCorHaw1.pri.cur, whole genome shotgun sequence DNA encodes these proteins:
- the VDAC2 gene encoding voltage-dependent anion-selective channel protein 2 isoform X2, translated as MAIPPSYVDLGKPARDIFNKGYGFGLVKLDVKTKSASGVEFTTSGSSNTDTGKVNGSLETKYKWAEYGLTFTEKWNTDNTLGTEIAIEDQIAKGLKLTFDTTFSPNTGKKSGKIKSAYKRECVNLGCDVDFDFAGPAIHGSAVFGFEGWLAGYQMTFDSAKSKLTRNNFSVGYKTGDFQLHTNVNDGSEFGGSIYQKVSDSLETAVNLAWTAGSNSTRFGIAAKYKLDSTASISAKVNNSSLVGVGYTQTLRPGVKLTLSALIDGKSINAGGHKLGLGLELEA; from the exons ATGGCGATTCCTCCATCATATGTAGACCTTGGCAAACCTGCCAGAGATATCTTCAATAAAGGATATG GTTTTGGGTTGGTGAAGCTGGatgtgaaaacaaaatctgCAAGTGGAGTG GAATTCACAACATCTGGTTCATCAAACACAGACACTGGAAAAGTGAATGGGAGCTTGGAGACCAAATACAAGTGGGCTGAGTATGGTCTGactttcacagaaaaatggaaCACAGATAACACTCTGGGAACAGAAATTGCAATTGAAGATCAG ATTGCCAAAGGCTTGAAGTTGACATTTGATACAACTTTCTCACCAAATACAGG aaagaaaagtggTAAAATTAAGTCAGCTTATAAACGTGAATGCGTAAACCTAGGTTGCGATGTTGACTTCGATTTTGCCGGACCTGCAATCCATGGTTCAGCTGTCTTTGGTTTTGAAGGCTGGCTTGCTGGTTATCAGATGACTTTTGATAGTGCCAAATCAAAATTGacaagaaataatttctctgtggGTTACAAGACTGGAGACTTCCAACTGCACACTAATGT CAATGATGGTTCCGAATTTGGTGGGTCAATTTACCAAAAAGTGAGTGACTCTCTTGAAACTGCTGTAAACCTGGCTTGGACAGCAGGTAGCAACAGCACTCGCTTTGGCATTGCAGCTAAATACAAGTTGGATTCCACTGCTTCTATCTCA gcaaaAGTGAACAATTCTAGTCTAGTTGGAGTGGGTTACACCCAGACCCTGAGGCCAG GTGTGAAGCTTACACTGTCCGCCCTGATAGATGGAAAGAGCATCAATGCCGGTGGCCATAAACTTGGTCTTGGCCTGGAATTGGAGGCTTGA
- the VDAC2 gene encoding voltage-dependent anion-selective channel protein 2 isoform X1, whose protein sequence is MALFSFNEHSDDDTDLSAPMAIPPSYVDLGKPARDIFNKGYGFGLVKLDVKTKSASGVEFTTSGSSNTDTGKVNGSLETKYKWAEYGLTFTEKWNTDNTLGTEIAIEDQIAKGLKLTFDTTFSPNTGKKSGKIKSAYKRECVNLGCDVDFDFAGPAIHGSAVFGFEGWLAGYQMTFDSAKSKLTRNNFSVGYKTGDFQLHTNVNDGSEFGGSIYQKVSDSLETAVNLAWTAGSNSTRFGIAAKYKLDSTASISAKVNNSSLVGVGYTQTLRPGVKLTLSALIDGKSINAGGHKLGLGLELEA, encoded by the exons CTCCAATGGCGATTCCTCCATCATATGTAGACCTTGGCAAACCTGCCAGAGATATCTTCAATAAAGGATATG GTTTTGGGTTGGTGAAGCTGGatgtgaaaacaaaatctgCAAGTGGAGTG GAATTCACAACATCTGGTTCATCAAACACAGACACTGGAAAAGTGAATGGGAGCTTGGAGACCAAATACAAGTGGGCTGAGTATGGTCTGactttcacagaaaaatggaaCACAGATAACACTCTGGGAACAGAAATTGCAATTGAAGATCAG ATTGCCAAAGGCTTGAAGTTGACATTTGATACAACTTTCTCACCAAATACAGG aaagaaaagtggTAAAATTAAGTCAGCTTATAAACGTGAATGCGTAAACCTAGGTTGCGATGTTGACTTCGATTTTGCCGGACCTGCAATCCATGGTTCAGCTGTCTTTGGTTTTGAAGGCTGGCTTGCTGGTTATCAGATGACTTTTGATAGTGCCAAATCAAAATTGacaagaaataatttctctgtggGTTACAAGACTGGAGACTTCCAACTGCACACTAATGT CAATGATGGTTCCGAATTTGGTGGGTCAATTTACCAAAAAGTGAGTGACTCTCTTGAAACTGCTGTAAACCTGGCTTGGACAGCAGGTAGCAACAGCACTCGCTTTGGCATTGCAGCTAAATACAAGTTGGATTCCACTGCTTCTATCTCA gcaaaAGTGAACAATTCTAGTCTAGTTGGAGTGGGTTACACCCAGACCCTGAGGCCAG GTGTGAAGCTTACACTGTCCGCCCTGATAGATGGAAAGAGCATCAATGCCGGTGGCCATAAACTTGGTCTTGGCCTGGAATTGGAGGCTTGA